The Phycisphaeraceae bacterium genome window below encodes:
- a CDS encoding site-2 protease family protein, with amino-acid sequence MTDWWVHRYWAADPVLLIAWIVWVVVSIVLHELGHGYAAEREGDPTPRRSGHLTLNPAVHIPPFAWVLFAFVGITWGLMPVRPENFRRGRVSEAIVAVAGPLVNIGLALALILLTALWMRFGTGSPQTLAGVYTFLIVGASLNITLALFNMLPLPPLDGSRILGALVPPLEKWLLEPRVQTGAFAVLIIMAMLGLFSGIISLGLNLAQRASMLVAGWLL; translated from the coding sequence ATGACCGACTGGTGGGTGCATCGCTACTGGGCCGCCGACCCCGTGCTCCTGATCGCGTGGATTGTCTGGGTCGTGGTGTCGATCGTGCTCCATGAACTCGGACATGGCTATGCCGCAGAGCGCGAGGGCGATCCGACGCCGCGCCGAAGCGGGCATCTCACGCTCAATCCCGCCGTCCACATTCCGCCGTTTGCGTGGGTGCTCTTCGCCTTCGTCGGCATCACCTGGGGACTCATGCCCGTCCGTCCAGAGAACTTCCGACGCGGACGAGTCTCGGAAGCGATTGTCGCCGTGGCAGGCCCGCTCGTGAACATCGGCCTCGCGCTGGCGCTGATTCTCCTCACGGCGCTGTGGATGCGATTTGGCACGGGCTCGCCCCAGACTCTTGCCGGCGTCTACACCTTCCTGATCGTTGGCGCATCATTGAATATCACGCTGGCGCTCTTCAACATGCTGCCCCTTCCGCCGCTCGACGGAAGTCGCATTCTCGGTGCGCTCGTGCCGCCGCTGGAGAAGTGGCTGCTCGAACCGCGCGTGCAGACCGGCGCCTTCGCGGTGCTGATCATCATGGCCATGCTCGGTCTCTTCAGCGGGATCATCTCGCTGGGGCTGAACCTCGCCCAGCGAGCAAGCATGCTGGTGGCGGGCTGGTTGCTCTGA